Proteins found in one Fulvitalea axinellae genomic segment:
- a CDS encoding efflux RND transporter periplasmic adaptor subunit, protein MKKIFYRSVLLAVAVSFMACQSDDVSKKKAEWKEKTQAMKTIKEELKSIEAALDTLDPTWRGETKKNELLVELMTVNPTGFQHKIEVRGTVKSRKNVDVSSESMGRLESLGVIEGQKVSQGQLLGRIDSRAIRNQISEVETQMELAKKVYEKRKALWDQNIGSEIQYLEAKNNFESLEAKLGTLKTQLSFTQIRAPFAGTVDKVYVRKGQMMASGTPAFRLISLRDMYVEGEVSEQYVGKFKEGESVMLKFPALEASLDTKISAVGKVIDPTGRTFVLETRLPDGNSELRPNLTAIMNLTDLNVEGGFVVPTRVVQKDNKGDYIYVVAKEKGKNVARKRRVEVASDYKGKTLLSKGLVNGDQVIVEGYRQATPGVEVKAIK, encoded by the coding sequence ATGAAAAAAATATTTTATCGTTCCGTGTTGTTGGCGGTGGCTGTGAGCTTCATGGCTTGCCAAAGCGACGACGTGTCGAAGAAAAAAGCCGAGTGGAAAGAGAAAACTCAGGCGATGAAAACTATCAAGGAGGAACTCAAGTCTATTGAGGCCGCGCTTGATACGCTCGATCCGACATGGAGGGGCGAGACTAAGAAAAACGAGCTTTTGGTGGAGCTCATGACCGTTAACCCAACGGGATTCCAGCATAAGATTGAAGTGCGCGGTACAGTGAAGTCGCGTAAAAACGTGGATGTTTCATCCGAGTCCATGGGGCGTCTGGAGAGTTTGGGCGTGATCGAGGGGCAGAAAGTTTCACAAGGCCAATTGCTTGGCCGTATAGATTCCCGCGCCATCCGTAACCAGATTTCTGAAGTGGAGACGCAAATGGAGCTGGCCAAGAAGGTGTACGAGAAGAGAAAAGCGCTTTGGGACCAGAATATCGGAAGCGAAATCCAATATTTGGAAGCGAAAAACAATTTCGAATCACTGGAAGCGAAATTGGGAACTTTGAAAACCCAGCTTTCTTTTACCCAAATCCGTGCGCCGTTTGCCGGTACTGTAGACAAAGTTTACGTGAGAAAAGGCCAAATGATGGCTTCCGGCACTCCGGCTTTCCGTTTGATCAGTCTTCGTGACATGTATGTGGAAGGCGAAGTTTCGGAGCAATATGTCGGGAAGTTTAAGGAAGGTGAGTCTGTGATGTTGAAATTCCCCGCTTTGGAAGCGTCGCTTGACACGAAGATTTCCGCAGTAGGAAAAGTGATCGACCCAACTGGGCGAACTTTCGTTTTGGAAACGCGTTTGCCTGACGGAAATAGTGAGTTGAGGCCTAACCTTACCGCTATCATGAACCTGACGGACCTTAACGTGGAAGGCGGATTTGTTGTGCCTACCCGCGTGGTGCAGAAGGACAACAAAGGCGACTATATATACGTGGTGGCTAAGGAAAAAGGCAAAAACGTGGCTCGCAAACGCAGAGTTGAAGTGGCCAGCGATTACAAAGGGAAAACCCTGTTGTCTAAAGGGCTTGTCAACGGTGATCAGGTAATCGTGGAAGGTTACCGTCAGGCTACGCCGGGCGTAGAAGTCAAAGCCATCAAGTGA
- a CDS encoding TolC family protein — translation MNVKKRLLSFAAALSLGVFLGGSALAQDKMTLQQCVDYALKHHAEVQNADVDVRIAKAKVGETRAIGLPQINAQATWNNNLSLRKTQMPNVEGSPFYDPNAGEMLEFAFGTKFDGALGAELSQLLFDGSYIVGLQASSTYQELAKRQSVKTKIDRVDAVKRAYFLVLVNGKRKTLFDSNLERLEKLLNETDHMWKQGFAEKIDVDRIRVNYNNVKAQRDQFVRVHSLSQLALKFQMGYPLDGDLALVERLEDYDLTLPSGSQGNFDNRIEKQLLDVNIKLAKLNIRQYQVQYLPTLSFIGSVGYNTNADQTSEFFNFKQGWLDYSLVGLRVNVPIFDGLSKHYKIRQARMEKLKYEQQRKMLRQSFNVEYSQALNDLKTALDMLQVQEQNRELANEVFRVTKMKFQEGIGSNQELVDADNSLTEAQTNYFTALYDALVAKVALAKATGSLYGAP, via the coding sequence ATGAACGTAAAAAAACGCTTGCTATCTTTTGCTGCGGCATTGAGCTTGGGAGTCTTCCTTGGCGGAAGTGCTCTGGCGCAGGATAAGATGACCCTGCAACAATGCGTCGATTATGCGCTAAAACACCACGCGGAAGTTCAGAACGCCGATGTGGATGTGAGGATTGCCAAGGCGAAAGTGGGGGAGACGCGCGCCATTGGTTTGCCTCAAATCAACGCGCAGGCGACTTGGAACAACAACCTGAGTTTGCGGAAAACGCAGATGCCGAACGTTGAGGGCTCTCCGTTCTACGATCCGAACGCGGGCGAAATGCTTGAATTCGCTTTCGGAACCAAGTTCGACGGGGCGCTGGGTGCGGAACTGTCGCAGTTGCTCTTTGACGGGTCCTATATCGTGGGCCTTCAGGCTTCGAGCACTTATCAGGAATTGGCCAAGAGGCAATCTGTCAAAACCAAAATTGACAGGGTTGACGCCGTCAAAAGGGCTTACTTCCTAGTGTTGGTGAACGGAAAGCGCAAAACGCTTTTCGACTCTAACCTTGAGCGACTGGAGAAATTGCTCAATGAGACGGACCATATGTGGAAGCAGGGCTTTGCCGAAAAAATTGACGTGGACAGAATCCGGGTCAATTACAATAACGTAAAAGCTCAGCGCGACCAGTTTGTCAGAGTGCATAGTCTCAGTCAGTTGGCGCTGAAATTCCAGATGGGATATCCGTTGGACGGAGACTTGGCCTTGGTCGAAAGGTTGGAAGACTATGACTTGACCCTTCCTTCCGGTTCGCAAGGCAATTTTGACAACAGGATTGAGAAGCAACTTCTGGATGTCAATATTAAGCTGGCAAAGCTTAATATCAGGCAATATCAGGTTCAGTACCTGCCTACGCTGAGCTTCATCGGCTCAGTGGGTTACAATACTAACGCCGACCAAACCAGCGAGTTTTTCAACTTCAAACAAGGTTGGTTAGACTATTCATTGGTGGGGCTAAGGGTTAACGTTCCGATTTTTGACGGTTTGTCAAAACATTACAAAATCCGTCAAGCCAGAATGGAGAAGCTCAAATACGAGCAACAGCGCAAGATGTTGAGACAAAGCTTTAACGTCGAGTATTCGCAGGCGCTGAATGACCTGAAAACCGCTTTGGATATGCTTCAGGTACAAGAGCAGAACCGTGAGTTGGCGAACGAGGTGTTTCGTGTGACGAAGATGAAGTTTCAGGAAGGCATAGGCTCAAACCAAGAGCTTGTGGACGCCGACAACTCGCTAACCGAAGCGCAGACTAACTACTTCACGGCTTTGTATGACGCCTTGGTAGCTAAAGTGGCCTTGGCCAAAGCAACGGGAAGTCTTTACGGCGCTCCCTGA
- a CDS encoding TetR/AcrR family transcriptional regulator — MDTKMRIVRAAAELYLRFGLRSVTMDQVAGSLAISKKTLYELFSTKEKLIMEAMTLYIEEDKCQIDYLFDKSSDAVQLMALLANDIKERFSRINPVMISDLQRYYHQLWEELMSFQDEYVEKMSKVLDWGKEEGLFREEVDSVTLALLLHKEIEMSFDVEVIDPVKFSVQDVQMQFLSHYIHGLVTEKGRVLLEKYNKEGLK, encoded by the coding sequence ATGGATACCAAAATGCGGATTGTGAGGGCGGCGGCAGAGCTGTACTTGCGTTTCGGGCTCAGATCTGTGACTATGGATCAGGTGGCGGGAAGTCTGGCGATTTCCAAGAAGACTTTGTACGAACTGTTTTCGACAAAGGAGAAGCTGATCATGGAGGCCATGACGCTTTACATCGAGGAGGACAAGTGTCAGATCGACTACCTTTTCGACAAATCCAGCGACGCCGTGCAGTTGATGGCCTTGTTGGCCAATGATATTAAAGAACGCTTTAGCCGAATCAACCCGGTGATGATTTCGGACCTGCAAAGGTATTACCATCAGCTTTGGGAAGAGTTGATGAGCTTTCAGGACGAATATGTAGAGAAAATGTCCAAGGTCTTGGATTGGGGCAAGGAGGAAGGTCTTTTCCGTGAGGAGGTAGATTCTGTAACGCTAGCCCTTCTGTTGCACAAAGAGATTGAAATGAGTTTTGATGTCGAAGTTATCGACCCTGTCAAATTTTCCGTCCAGGATGTACAGATGCAATTTTTGTCGCATTATATCCACGGGCTTGTAACGGAGAAGGGCAGAGTGTTGCTAGAGAAATACAATAAAGAGGGACTAAAATGA
- a CDS encoding alpha/beta hydrolase — protein sequence MYVNGTIQERPFQLAYEAYGKGPSTLITFHGYGQFPEVFRNFEKIYPDTRVLSVWLFHHGTSKTPLAPPVSENEWIEMFQKLLSQEKVGQFSLLAFSIGCRLAFSILHKIPERIEKATFLAPDGILKSFTYSLACRTSVGKLLFKSLTGDSDILPRLIQAISKTGALPRTLTRFALSQITTSAQRKKLYRTWISLSRIFLSKKALESALAHPGVGIILASRDNVIPESKIRARIPSNVTVRTLPCGHTNLIQTYEKEVKQNVRR from the coding sequence ATGTACGTAAACGGAACAATCCAAGAGCGCCCCTTCCAATTGGCTTATGAAGCGTACGGAAAAGGACCGTCCACACTAATCACTTTCCATGGTTACGGACAATTTCCGGAAGTGTTCAGGAATTTTGAAAAAATTTACCCGGACACACGCGTTTTATCCGTTTGGCTGTTTCACCACGGCACATCGAAAACACCCCTCGCCCCACCGGTCTCAGAAAACGAATGGATCGAGATGTTCCAAAAGCTACTATCACAGGAAAAAGTAGGCCAGTTCAGCCTCTTGGCGTTCAGCATCGGTTGCCGACTTGCTTTTTCCATTCTTCACAAAATACCCGAAAGAATAGAAAAGGCGACATTTCTCGCTCCTGACGGGATATTAAAATCCTTCACGTATTCTCTCGCCTGCAGAACTTCAGTCGGAAAACTCTTATTCAAATCGCTAACGGGCGATTCGGATATACTTCCGAGACTTATTCAGGCCATTTCCAAAACCGGGGCGCTCCCCCGAACTTTGACACGCTTCGCATTATCCCAAATAACGACCTCCGCCCAGCGCAAAAAACTATACCGCACATGGATCTCGCTCAGCCGTATCTTTCTCTCGAAAAAGGCTCTCGAAAGCGCTTTGGCCCATCCTGGGGTCGGCATAATTTTGGCGAGTAGAGACAATGTGATACCCGAGTCAAAAATCAGGGCCAGAATCCCCAGCAACGTCACCGTACGAACTTTACCCTGCGGACACACTAACTTAATACAGACATATGAAAAAGAGGTGAAACAGAACGTCCGCCGTTAA
- a CDS encoding ribose-phosphate pyrophosphokinase encodes MSAVKIFSGTNSQYLAEEIAHCYGTTLGNVEIQKFSDGEINPIFHDSVRGCDVYLVQATFAPADNLMELLLMVDACKRASAKHITVVIPYFGYARQDRKDKPRVPIGAKLTANIIMAAGADRMMTCDLHAGQIQGFFDIPVDHMDGSYIFIPYLRNLKLENIIFASPDVGGTKRARNFAQFFNADMVICDKHRKRANEVASMQVIGDVTDKDVILVDDIIDTGGTLCKAASILKEKGAKSVRAVCTHPVLSGNAYENIEASELEELIVTDTIPLRKETTKIKALSVGELFAKAIRKLHDNESISSLFIKGGGR; translated from the coding sequence ATGTCTGCTGTAAAAATATTTTCAGGCACCAACTCGCAATATCTGGCCGAGGAAATCGCGCACTGTTACGGAACTACTTTGGGCAACGTAGAAATCCAAAAGTTTAGCGATGGGGAAATCAACCCGATTTTCCACGACTCAGTCCGCGGTTGCGACGTTTATCTTGTCCAGGCTACCTTCGCACCTGCCGACAACCTGATGGAACTTCTCCTGATGGTAGACGCTTGTAAAAGGGCCAGCGCAAAGCACATTACGGTTGTGATACCTTACTTCGGCTACGCTCGCCAAGACCGCAAAGACAAGCCTCGTGTTCCGATCGGAGCCAAGCTGACCGCCAATATTATTATGGCAGCCGGAGCCGACCGCATGATGACTTGCGACTTGCACGCTGGACAGATCCAAGGTTTCTTTGATATTCCAGTAGACCACATGGACGGTTCGTACATTTTTATTCCTTACTTGAGAAATCTTAAGCTGGAAAATATTATCTTTGCGTCCCCTGACGTGGGAGGTACGAAGCGGGCCCGTAATTTTGCCCAGTTCTTTAACGCCGACATGGTAATTTGCGACAAACATCGTAAACGCGCCAACGAGGTGGCTTCCATGCAGGTAATCGGTGACGTAACGGACAAGGATGTTATCCTTGTGGACGACATCATCGACACTGGCGGAACGCTCTGCAAAGCGGCTTCTATTTTGAAAGAAAAAGGAGCCAAGAGCGTAAGAGCCGTGTGTACTCACCCGGTACTTTCGGGTAACGCTTACGAAAACATTGAGGCTTCGGAGTTGGAAGAGTTGATCGTAACCGACACTATTCCGCTTAGAAAAGAGACTACGAAGATCAAAGCGCTTTCAGTTGGCGAACTGTTTGCAAAAGCGATCCGCAAGTTGCATGACAACGAGTCTATCAGCTCGCTGTTCATCAAAGGCGGCGGTCGTTAA
- a CDS encoding 50S ribosomal protein L25/general stress protein Ctc codes for METVEIIGFKRANLGKKTAKELRREAQVPCVLYGGSEQIHFSAPMILFRELIYTPNAYFVNLNIEGAEYKAILQDAQFHPVSEMLLHADFLLLDETKVIKKMEIPVELVGTAPGVSVGGKLVTNVRKLSVKALPANMPSSIKVDVSALELGKSTRVSEIETEGYEILNNPQVSVATVSIPRALRSKMNEGGEEEEA; via the coding sequence ATGGAAACTGTAGAGATTATAGGGTTTAAAAGAGCAAATCTCGGCAAAAAAACAGCTAAAGAACTCCGTCGCGAAGCGCAAGTACCTTGCGTATTGTACGGTGGATCAGAGCAAATTCACTTCTCTGCTCCAATGATCTTGTTCCGCGAGCTGATTTACACTCCAAACGCTTACTTCGTAAACTTGAACATCGAAGGAGCTGAGTACAAAGCTATCCTCCAGGACGCCCAATTCCACCCAGTGAGCGAAATGTTGCTCCACGCTGACTTCTTGTTGCTCGACGAGACAAAAGTCATCAAGAAAATGGAAATTCCTGTTGAGTTGGTTGGTACTGCTCCTGGCGTATCTGTTGGTGGTAAATTGGTTACTAACGTTCGTAAACTTTCAGTTAAAGCGTTGCCAGCCAACATGCCTTCAAGCATCAAGGTTGACGTAAGCGCTCTTGAGCTCGGAAAATCTACTCGTGTAAGCGAGATCGAGACTGAAGGATACGAAATCCTGAACAACCCACAAGTATCTGTAGCTACAGTGTCTATCCCAAGAGCACTGAGAAGCAAGATGAACGAAGGTGGCGAAGAGGAAGAAGCGTAA
- the pth gene encoding aminoacyl-tRNA hydrolase — protein MKHLIVGLGNIGPEYEETRHNVGFMTVDAIAKEKGLEWSAERYAFKCEYKYKGRSIHMIKPTTFMNLSGKAVRHWMSVLKIQKSNVLVIVDDLAIPFGKLRMRAKGSSAGHNGLKNIEQLTGGQDYARLRFGIGDDFSKGKQIDFVLGEFSEDEKAGLPLLIDRSAKMIDGFCTAGIARTMSQYND, from the coding sequence ATGAAACACCTTATTGTAGGCCTGGGCAATATCGGGCCGGAGTACGAAGAAACAAGACACAACGTCGGTTTTATGACCGTCGACGCCATAGCCAAAGAGAAAGGACTTGAATGGAGCGCGGAAAGGTACGCCTTCAAGTGCGAATACAAATACAAGGGCCGTTCGATCCACATGATCAAGCCCACCACTTTTATGAACCTCAGCGGAAAAGCCGTTCGCCACTGGATGAGTGTTCTTAAGATCCAGAAATCCAACGTTTTGGTGATTGTCGACGACTTGGCCATTCCGTTCGGAAAGTTGAGAATGAGGGCGAAAGGCTCCAGCGCCGGTCACAACGGCCTCAAAAATATTGAGCAACTAACCGGCGGACAAGACTACGCCCGCTTGCGTTTCGGAATCGGTGACGACTTCAGCAAAGGCAAACAAATCGATTTTGTATTGGGTGAATTCTCCGAGGACGAGAAAGCGGGACTCCCTTTGCTTATCGACCGTTCGGCAAAAATGATCGACGGTTTCTGCACTGCGGGAATCGCCAGAACCATGAGCCAGTACAACGACTAA